Proteins from a single region of Solidesulfovibrio fructosivorans JJ]:
- a CDS encoding DegT/DnrJ/EryC1/StrS family aminotransferase, translating into MAVNVWGYLKEYEAEREEILAAVTAVLESGKLILGPHVAAFEEAFAGYCGTRFGVGCDNGTSAVMLALLAVGIQPGDEVITVANTAVPTVSAIVSAGGVPRFVDIDPATYLMDAGKLEAAVTPRTRAILPVHLFGQCAAMEAVREVADRHGLRVVEDCAQAHGAARNGRVAGSMSDAASFSFYPTKILGTYGDGGMVLTGSEETAKKLKRLRFYGMEKTYYALEHGYNSRLDEIHAAILLGKLKHLPDYIARRRQLAARYDAELADTPLTLPAVAPGNEHAYYLYVARHEKRDAVIAGLKERGVNVNISYPWPIHTMTGYTYLGYKEGDLPETERAAKEIFSLPMYPSLTDAEQDTAIAALRDTLDAVGA; encoded by the coding sequence ATGGCGGTCAATGTTTGGGGATATTTGAAGGAATATGAAGCGGAGCGGGAGGAGATCCTGGCCGCCGTTACCGCTGTTTTGGAGTCTGGCAAGCTGATTTTGGGGCCGCATGTGGCCGCCTTTGAGGAGGCGTTTGCCGGCTATTGCGGGACGCGGTTCGGCGTGGGCTGCGACAACGGCACGAGCGCCGTGATGTTGGCGCTGCTGGCGGTGGGGATACAGCCCGGCGACGAGGTGATCACCGTCGCCAATACGGCCGTGCCCACGGTTTCGGCCATTGTCAGCGCCGGGGGAGTGCCGCGGTTCGTGGATATCGATCCGGCCACGTATCTGATGGACGCGGGCAAGCTGGAAGCGGCCGTGACCCCGCGCACCAGGGCCATTTTGCCCGTGCATCTTTTCGGCCAGTGCGCGGCCATGGAGGCTGTGCGGGAAGTGGCCGATCGCCACGGGCTACGCGTGGTGGAAGACTGCGCCCAGGCCCATGGCGCGGCGCGAAACGGGCGGGTGGCCGGCTCCATGTCCGACGCGGCCTCGTTTTCCTTTTACCCGACCAAGATTCTCGGCACTTACGGCGACGGCGGCATGGTGCTGACGGGAAGCGAAGAGACGGCGAAAAAGCTCAAGCGCCTGCGTTTTTACGGCATGGAAAAGACCTATTACGCCCTGGAGCACGGCTACAATTCGCGCCTGGACGAGATCCATGCCGCGATTTTGCTCGGCAAGCTCAAGCACCTGCCGGACTACATCGCCCGCCGGCGGCAGCTGGCCGCGCGTTACGACGCCGAGCTCGCCGACACGCCGCTGACCCTGCCGGCCGTGGCCCCCGGCAACGAACACGCCTATTACCTGTACGTGGCGCGCCACGAAAAGCGCGACGCCGTGATCGCCGGGCTCAAGGAGCGGGGCGTCAACGTCAACATCAGCTATCCCTGGCCCATCCACACCATGACGGGCTATACGTATCTGGGCTACAAGGAAGGCGACCTGCCCGAAACCGAGCGGGCGGCCAAGGAGATTTTTTCGTTGCCCATGTACCCGTCGCTCACGGACGCCGAGCAGGATACGGCCATCGCCGCCCTGCGCGACACCCTGGACGCGGTCGGGGCCTAA
- a CDS encoding DUF1772 domain-containing protein: protein MEFGAIALAIMAAFTGAALYINIVEHPARRVFLDADMLAQWQRSYPRARRMQEYLVMAGFFFGMVGLLWTGKGLYLTGSLFTCAIWVVTRKWIMPLNTTLMATNAEDADAGIRALLEKWNILHVVRTGLGFLAVLSFFAAL from the coding sequence GTGGAATTCGGCGCCATCGCTTTGGCCATTATGGCCGCTTTTACCGGCGCGGCCCTGTATATCAACATCGTCGAGCATCCCGCCCGGCGCGTTTTCCTGGATGCCGACATGCTGGCCCAGTGGCAGCGCAGCTACCCGAGAGCCAGGCGGATGCAGGAATACCTGGTCATGGCCGGCTTCTTTTTCGGCATGGTCGGGCTTCTCTGGACGGGCAAGGGGCTGTATCTGACGGGCTCGCTTTTCACCTGCGCCATCTGGGTGGTGACGCGCAAGTGGATCATGCCCCTCAATACCACGCTCATGGCGACGAACGCCGAGGACGCCGATGCCGGCATCCGGGCGCTTTTGGAAAAGTGGAACATTCTCCACGTCGTGCGCACGGGGCTCGGTTTCCTGGCCGTACTGAGTTTTTTTGCTGCGCTTTAG
- a CDS encoding molybdopterin-containing oxidoreductase family protein codes for MSSLATSLWPDGEFRSVCRVCHGGCATRVTVVGGRVTRVRPWPGSPFNCGRMCVKGLSTPEAMYHPDRLRYPLKRVGERGAGKFVRVSWDEALADIAARLDTFRRESGPESVALGQGTGRHHYFHVIRFANTFGTPNWYEPGLANCFIPRITACNLTYGGFVAGDYYGDVPPRTILFWGHNPLVSGPDGELAFPIKKALAGGAYGIAVDPRRSETARRCGLWLPIRPGTDAALAMAMIRAIIEEGWYDREFVEAYGSGFEALRERVGEATPEWAEEVTGVPAASLLEAARRYALDKPSILEWGVSLEQNPNSLQTVRAVAILRGLTGNLDIPGGDVFGHDLVAAYPVMRQALPPDALAKRIGADRFKLLGGFRAFMPAAHIPGLFGAMRTGEPYRVRALLVFGNNPLATVANSLGVLRSLRALDLLVVADHFMTPTAALADYVLPSAYWPEIDQIIELPLVAPRAVFAHRKLAHVGECRQNELILSDLARRLGLPGADETLPDILDQRLKPIGLTFDELADRFMVMAEPVYRRFAEKGFRTPSRKVELSCKALARLGYDPLPSFAEPPESPVSAPEVAREFPLVLTTGARRLEFFHSDGRQVAGLRKRRPDPLAELGPATAARFGIVDGDWMRVKSPRGAIRMRAKVTADIREGVVSVDHGWWFPERGGFDFGAFESNANVLTNDGPPYDPAFGSYQLRGLLCAVEKEPG; via the coding sequence ATGTCCTCTCTTGCCACTTCCCTTTGGCCTGACGGCGAGTTCCGGAGCGTCTGCCGTGTCTGTCACGGCGGTTGCGCGACCCGGGTGACGGTTGTCGGCGGACGGGTGACGCGGGTGCGACCCTGGCCGGGATCGCCCTTTAATTGCGGCCGCATGTGCGTCAAGGGCCTGTCCACGCCCGAGGCGATGTACCATCCGGACCGGCTGCGTTATCCGCTTAAGCGCGTGGGCGAACGGGGCGCGGGGAAATTCGTCCGCGTTTCCTGGGACGAGGCCCTGGCCGACATCGCCGCCCGCCTGGATACGTTTCGCCGGGAATCCGGCCCCGAGTCCGTGGCCCTGGGCCAGGGCACCGGCCGGCACCATTATTTCCACGTCATCCGCTTCGCCAACACCTTCGGCACGCCCAACTGGTACGAGCCGGGGCTGGCCAACTGTTTCATTCCGCGCATCACGGCCTGCAACCTGACCTATGGCGGCTTCGTGGCCGGGGACTATTACGGCGACGTGCCGCCGCGCACCATCCTTTTCTGGGGCCACAATCCGCTGGTCTCCGGTCCGGACGGCGAGCTGGCCTTTCCGATCAAAAAGGCCCTGGCCGGGGGAGCCTACGGCATCGCCGTCGACCCCAGGCGCAGCGAGACGGCCAGGCGTTGCGGCCTGTGGCTGCCGATCCGGCCCGGCACCGACGCGGCGCTGGCCATGGCCATGATCCGGGCCATCATTGAAGAGGGCTGGTACGACCGGGAGTTCGTTGAGGCCTACGGTTCCGGGTTCGAGGCGCTTCGAGAGCGGGTGGGGGAGGCCACGCCCGAGTGGGCCGAGGAGGTGACCGGCGTGCCGGCGGCCTCGCTTCTCGAGGCCGCCCGGCGCTACGCCCTGGACAAGCCGTCCATCCTCGAGTGGGGCGTGTCGTTGGAGCAGAACCCCAACAGCCTGCAAACCGTGCGGGCCGTGGCCATCCTGCGCGGGCTGACCGGCAATCTGGACATTCCGGGCGGGGATGTCTTTGGCCACGACCTGGTGGCCGCCTATCCGGTCATGCGCCAAGCCCTGCCGCCGGACGCCCTGGCCAAGCGCATCGGGGCCGACCGGTTCAAGCTTCTGGGCGGGTTTCGGGCCTTCATGCCGGCGGCGCACATCCCCGGGCTTTTCGGGGCCATGCGCACGGGCGAGCCCTACCGGGTGCGGGCGTTGCTCGTTTTCGGCAACAATCCCCTGGCCACCGTGGCCAACAGCCTGGGTGTACTGCGGTCCCTTCGCGCCCTGGACCTGCTCGTCGTGGCCGATCATTTCATGACCCCGACCGCCGCGTTGGCCGATTACGTGCTGCCTTCGGCCTATTGGCCCGAGATCGACCAGATCATCGAGCTGCCGCTGGTGGCCCCGCGCGCGGTCTTTGCCCATCGCAAGCTGGCGCATGTGGGCGAGTGTCGGCAAAACGAGCTGATTTTAAGCGACCTGGCCCGGCGTCTGGGACTTCCCGGGGCCGATGAGACGCTCCCCGACATTCTCGACCAGCGCTTGAAGCCCATCGGCCTGACCTTCGACGAGCTGGCCGACCGGTTCATGGTCATGGCCGAACCCGTCTATCGGCGGTTTGCGGAAAAGGGCTTTCGCACGCCGAGTCGCAAGGTGGAATTATCCTGCAAGGCGCTGGCCCGGCTGGGCTACGATCCGTTGCCGTCCTTTGCCGAACCGCCGGAAAGTCCGGTGTCCGCGCCGGAGGTGGCGCGCGAATTCCCGCTGGTTCTGACCACCGGGGCGCGGCGGCTGGAATTTTTCCACAGCGACGGCCGGCAGGTGGCCGGGCTTCGCAAGAGGCGTCCCGATCCCCTGGCCGAGCTTGGGCCGGCCACGGCCGCCCGCTTCGGCATCGTCGACGGCGACTGGATGCGGGTCAAAAGCCCGCGCGGGGCCATCCGCATGCGGGCCAAGGTCACGGCCGACATCCGGGAAGGGGTGGTCAGCGTCGACCACGGCTGGTGGTTTCCCGAGCGCGGCGGGTTCGATTTCGGGGCTTTCGAGTCCAACGCCAACGTCCTGACCAATGACGGCCCGCCCTATGATCCGGCTTTCGGCTCGTACCAGCTGCGCGGACTTCTCTGCGCCGTGGAAAAGGAGCCGGGCTAG
- a CDS encoding DUF4434 domain-containing protein translates to MASAFRRIVPALLCLLALLGPTRPAAAETPGFTGTFLQLLADHDSWDANRWQALFTALRAIGVDEVVVQWSVNDKAPTYQSEHFTAPPNIALPAVLQAARASGMRLMLGLVHDSAYWEKIKRDPKLVRVYFRRLLLESLAAAKELAALTAEDPTVVGYYIPQEIDDRSWLEPDRQDVLVEYLTDLREGLRQIAPGLPVAVSGFSNAFAEPLVLRRLWTRILGASGIDRVLFQDGVGVAKLLHGETGIFLTAVSQAAQETGRAFTPVVETFTQVAGPPINDKPFQAIPAPLERLKKQLDTAGRLPHDGIVAFSLPEYCSPFAGPAAAALYAQYKSAFIH, encoded by the coding sequence ATGGCAAGCGCTTTTCGCCGCATCGTCCCGGCACTGCTGTGCCTCCTTGCGCTGCTCGGCCCCACACGGCCGGCGGCCGCCGAGACGCCGGGTTTCACCGGCACCTTTCTCCAGCTCCTGGCCGACCATGATTCCTGGGACGCCAACCGTTGGCAGGCGCTTTTCACCGCCCTGCGCGCCATCGGCGTGGATGAAGTGGTGGTGCAGTGGAGCGTCAACGATAAGGCTCCCACCTACCAAAGCGAGCACTTCACCGCCCCGCCGAACATCGCCTTGCCGGCCGTGCTCCAGGCGGCCAGGGCAAGCGGCATGCGCCTCATGCTGGGGCTCGTGCACGATTCGGCCTACTGGGAGAAAATCAAGCGGGACCCCAAGCTCGTACGCGTCTATTTCCGCCGGCTGCTCCTCGAAAGCTTGGCCGCCGCCAAGGAGCTTGCCGCGCTTACGGCGGAAGATCCGACCGTCGTCGGTTATTACATTCCCCAGGAAATCGACGACCGCAGCTGGCTCGAACCCGATCGCCAGGACGTGCTGGTGGAATACCTGACCGATTTGCGGGAAGGCCTGCGCCAGATCGCGCCGGGCCTGCCCGTGGCCGTGTCCGGATTTTCCAACGCCTTTGCCGAGCCCCTCGTGCTGCGCCGGCTCTGGACGCGGATTCTCGGCGCAAGCGGCATCGACCGGGTGCTCTTCCAGGACGGCGTGGGCGTGGCCAAGCTGCTCCACGGCGAAACCGGCATCTTCCTGACGGCGGTTTCCCAGGCCGCCCAGGAGACCGGCCGGGCCTTCACCCCGGTCGTCGAAACCTTCACCCAGGTCGCCGGACCGCCGATCAACGACAAGCCGTTCCAGGCCATTCCCGCGCCCCTCGAGCGCCTGAAAAAGCAGCTCGACACGGCCGGACGCCTGCCCCACGACGGCATCGTCGCCTTCAGCCTGCCTGAATACTGCTCGCCCTTCGCTGGCCCGGCCGCGGCGGCGCTCTACGCGCAGTACAAAAGCGCCTTCATCCACTGA